The Oleispira antarctica RB-8 genome contains the following window.
AAAAGCTAAACCATCAAACGTGCATAATAATTCTTGCGCTTCTTTATCCAATTTTAATTGGCCCTTACAGTTTGGGCAAACCAACATCGCCGCTAATTGCTTATCCATTATTAATCCTCTTTATCACTAACATTTATTACTCTGAACAAGAGTCGCTAGATCATTTATTAATGTTGTTTCAATGTATGTATTTAAGCGGGCATTCACTTCGAGGTACCACATATTTACATCAGCAAATGCCGCGCACTTAACCCAATCTTTTTCTGTCATAACGAGCTGTGTTGAAAATTCATCAGCCCAATTCAAATCTACCGGAGTAAATGCATGATGATCTGCAAATACATGATCACAATGCTTAACGGACAACTCATCCAACGTAGAAAAAAAACGTTGCGGATTACCGATGCCAGCCAACGCGTGTGTATTTTTACCCGCAAAGAAATCTAAATTTCTACGCTCACTCGTCTTAGCATTCACCCAAGCCGACGGGACTATCTCCATACCATTAGCTAACACATCAGAACCGTTGAGAATAACGGCATCAACTGAGTTTAAACGCCAGGAACCTTCGCGCAAAGGTCCCGCAGGCAATAACCAACCATTACCCAAGTTACGCACAGCGTCCAGCACTACGATTTCATAATCACGCGCCATTTTATAATGCTGCAAACCATCATCCGAGAGAATTAAATCTATTCCCTGCTGTGATAATAACTTAATCGCCGCATTCCGATCTGGGCCAATCACTACCGGACAATCTAGACGATCACGTAATAATTTAGGTTCATCGCCTACGATATTAGCAGCTTCATGTTTAGCTAAAGCATAAGGATAATACGGTGCATTGCTACCATAGCCTCGACTAATAATTCCGACACGAATACCCACGTGGTTAAGCTGTTCAACCAAGTGGCAAACTAACGGCGTTTTTCCCGTACCGCCGACATTAACATTTCCAATCACCACAACGGGAATTGAATTATTTTTGCTCGCTCGCACGACACGAGTTAGCCATAAACGACGAGCATGACTCAAAAGAAAGAAAAGTCCACTCAGTGGCAACAACCAACCATTCCACCATTTATGGCTATACCAACTTTTCTCAATGCGAGCAGAGAGACGATCAAGCATTTTCATTTTCATGGAATTGCATATCATGCAAGTTGGCATACGCGCCCTTGGCAGCTAACAATTCGCCATGTGTGCCGCGTTCAATAATTTCACCTTTTTCCATCACCCAAATCTGATCAGCATTTTCAATCGTGCTTAATCGATGAGCGATAACAAAAGTGGTTCGCCCCTTCATGACTTCTTCCATTGCACTTTGAATATGACGCTCAGACTCTGTATCCAATGCCGAGGTTGCTTCATCCAAAATAAGTACCGGAGAGTTTTTCAAGATAGCGCGAGCAATCGCAATACGTTGGCGCTGGCCTCCAGACAATAAAACACCGTTATCACCAATTATCGTATCGTAGCCATGACTCATTTGAACAATAAACTCATCCGCATGCGCCGCTTTTGCCGCCGTAATCACTTCTTCTCGGGTTTTTCCTTTCAACTCGCCATAGGCAATATTTTCCAGCACGGTGCTATTAAATAACATAACCTGCTGACTTACGACGGAGACATTTTTGCGCAAGCTGGCAAGCGTAAGGTCTTCTATTTTATGACCGTCAAGTAAAATACTGCCTTGCTGGGCTTGATAAAATCGAGGCAACAAGGTCATCAAGGTTGTTTTTCCACCACCCGAACGCCCCACCAACGCATACGACTTACCCGCTTTGGCGGTTGCATTAAGTGATTTCAAGACCCAATCATCTGAACTCGGATATTTAAAACTTAAATTATTAATTTCAACATCGCCACGAGCATTTACCAAATCAAAATGACCTTCGTCTTTCTCACCTTCGCTGTCTAATACGGTAAAAATTGACTCGGCACCTACCATGCCTTTTTGCACAACCGAGTTAATATCGGTCAGCGCGCGTAAAGGCTTAGCAATTAAAGATGCCGCCGTAATGAAGGTCATGAATTCACCTGCACTCATGCTCTGGTTCAATACACGCTCAAACATCATATAAATCATAACCCCCAAACCCAGCGCAATTATCTGCTGGTTTAAAGGAACGTTAATGGCATTCGTCAGTGCAAATTTTAGAGCTTGCTTGCGATTATCTTCACTGGCTTTATTGAAACGAGCACTTTCGAAATCCTGACCACCAAAGGTTCGCACTTCTCGATAAGCGGTAATCGATTCATTGGTGACCTGAGTTACGTTACCCACAGACTGCTGGATGCGTTTACTGTATTTACGAAAAAATTTACTCGCGAAAGACACAAGAGCACCAATAATAGGCGCCAGTGCTAAAAAGATGAGGGTCAGAGTC
Protein-coding sequences here:
- the lpxK gene encoding Tetraacyldisaccharide 4\'-kinase, whose protein sequence is MLDRLSARIEKSWYSHKWWNGWLLPLSGLFFLLSHARRLWLTRVVRASKNNSIPVVVIGNVNVGGTGKTPLVCHLVEQLNHVGIRVGIISRGYGSNAPYYPYALAKHEAANIVGDEPKLLRDRLDCPVVIGPDRNAAIKLLSQQGIDLILSDDGLQHYKMARDYEIVVLDAVRNLGNGWLLPAGPLREGSWRLNSVDAVILNGSDVLANGMEIVPSAWVNAKTSERRNLDFFAGKNTHALAGIGNPQRFFSTLDELSVKHCDHVFADHHAFTPVDLNWADEFSTQLVMTEKDWVKCAAFADVNMWYLEVNARLNTYIETTLINDLATLVQSNKC
- the lpxK gene encoding Tetraacyldisaccharide 4\'-kinase, fragment → MDKQLAAMLVCPNCKGQLKLDKEAQELLCTFDGLAFPIRDGVPVMLEQEARQMGEEEKLEKAKR
- the msbA gene encoding Lipid A export ATP-binding/permease protein MsbA, giving the protein MSEQVSIRRLYGRLLTYVKPFIGSFLVAILGFVLFASAAPALSWMMGQITEVLANPKPEDAHFVIVTLIVIFAYRGLGTFLGKYFIARVGRGVVHSLRTVLFNHMLTLPSNYYDGESTGRLISRVIFDVDQVTGAATKALTTLVQDGLTVIFLMGYLIYLDWTLTLIFLALAPIIGALVSFASKFFRKYSKRIQQSVGNVTQVTNESITAYREVRTFGGQDFESARFNKASEDNRKQALKFALTNAINVPLNQQIIALGLGVMIYMMFERVLNQSMSAGEFMTFITAASLIAKPLRALTDINSVVQKGMVGAESIFTVLDSEGEKDEGHFDLVNARGDVEINNLSFKYPSSDDWVLKSLNATAKAGKSYALVGRSGGGKTTLMTLLPRFYQAQQGSILLDGHKIEDLTLASLRKNVSVVSQQVMLFNSTVLENIAYGELKGKTREEVITAAKAAHADEFIVQMSHGYDTIIGDNGVLLSGGQRQRIAIARAILKNSPVLILDEATSALDTESERHIQSAMEEVMKGRTTFVIAHRLSTIENADQIWVMEKGEIIERGTHGELLAAKGAYANLHDMQFHENENA